From Streptomyces griseorubiginosus, one genomic window encodes:
- the groL gene encoding chaperonin GroEL (60 kDa chaperone family; promotes refolding of misfolded polypeptides especially under stressful conditions; forms two stacked rings of heptamers to form a barrel-shaped 14mer; ends can be capped by GroES; misfolded proteins enter the barrel where they are refolded when GroES binds), whose protein sequence is MAKIIAFDEEARRGLERGMNQLADAVKVTLGPKGRNVVLEKKWGAPTITNDGVSIAKEIELEDPYEKIGAELVKEVAKKTDDVAGDGTTTATVLAQALVKEGLRNVAAGANPMALKRGIEKAVEAVSAALLEQAKDVETKEQIASTASISAADTQIGELIAEAMDKVGKEGVITVEESQTFGLELELTEGMRFDKGYISAYFATDMERMEASLDDPYILIANSKIGSVKDLLPLLEKVMQSGKPLLIIAEDVEGEALSTLVVNKIRGTFKSVAVKAPGFGDRRKAMLGDIAILTGGEVISEEVGLKLENATLDLLGRARKVVITKDETTIVDGAGSSDQVNGRVNQIRAEIENSDSDYDREKLQERLAKLAGGVAVIKAGAATEVELKERKHRIEDAVRNAKAAVEEGIVAGGGVALLQASGVFEKLELEGDEATGAAAVKLALEAPLKQIAVNAGLEGGVVVEKVRNLTPGHGLNAATGEYVDLVKEGIIDPAKVTRSALQNAASIAALFLTTEAVIADKPEKAAAPAGGGMPGGDMDF, encoded by the coding sequence ATGGCCAAGATCATCGCGTTCGACGAGGAGGCGCGGCGCGGCCTCGAGCGCGGCATGAACCAGCTCGCGGACGCCGTCAAGGTGACGCTCGGCCCCAAGGGCCGCAACGTCGTCCTCGAGAAGAAGTGGGGCGCCCCCACGATCACCAACGATGGTGTCTCCATCGCCAAGGAGATCGAGCTCGAGGACCCGTACGAGAAGATCGGCGCCGAGCTGGTCAAGGAAGTCGCCAAGAAGACGGACGACGTCGCCGGCGACGGTACGACCACCGCGACCGTGCTCGCCCAGGCCCTGGTCAAGGAAGGCCTGCGCAACGTAGCCGCCGGCGCCAACCCCATGGCCCTCAAGCGCGGTATCGAGAAGGCCGTCGAGGCCGTCTCCGCCGCCCTGCTCGAGCAGGCCAAGGATGTCGAGACCAAGGAGCAGATCGCCTCCACGGCCTCCATCTCCGCCGCCGACACCCAGATCGGCGAGCTCATCGCCGAGGCGATGGACAAGGTCGGCAAGGAAGGCGTCATCACCGTCGAGGAGTCCCAGACCTTCGGTCTGGAGCTGGAGCTCACCGAGGGTATGCGCTTCGACAAGGGCTACATCTCGGCGTACTTCGCCACCGACATGGAGCGGATGGAGGCGTCGCTCGACGACCCCTACATCCTCATCGCCAACTCCAAGATCGGCTCCGTCAAGGACCTGCTCCCGCTCCTGGAGAAGGTCATGCAGTCGGGCAAGCCGCTGCTGATCATCGCCGAGGACGTCGAGGGCGAGGCCCTGTCGACCCTGGTCGTCAACAAGATCCGTGGCACCTTCAAGTCCGTCGCCGTCAAGGCCCCGGGCTTCGGTGACCGCCGCAAGGCCATGCTCGGCGACATCGCCATCCTCACGGGCGGCGAGGTCATCTCCGAGGAGGTCGGCCTCAAGCTGGAGAACGCGACCCTGGACCTCCTGGGCCGCGCCCGCAAGGTCGTCATCACCAAGGACGAGACCACCATCGTCGACGGTGCCGGTTCCTCGGACCAGGTCAACGGCCGCGTGAACCAGATCCGCGCCGAGATCGAGAACAGCGACTCGGACTACGACCGCGAGAAGCTCCAGGAGCGCCTGGCCAAGCTCGCCGGCGGCGTCGCCGTCATCAAGGCCGGTGCCGCGACCGAGGTCGAGCTCAAGGAGCGCAAGCACCGCATCGAGGACGCCGTGCGCAACGCCAAGGCGGCCGTCGAGGAGGGCATCGTCGCCGGTGGTGGCGTGGCCCTGCTCCAGGCCTCCGGTGTCTTCGAGAAGCTGGAGCTGGAGGGTGACGAGGCGACCGGCGCTGCCGCCGTCAAGCTCGCCCTGGAGGCCCCGCTGAAGCAGATCGCCGTCAACGCCGGCCTCGAGGGCGGTGTCGTGGTGGAGAAGGTGCGCAACCTGACCCCGGGCCACGGCCTGAACGCCGCGACCGGCGAGTACGTCGACCTGGTCAAGGAAGGCATCATCGACCCGGCGAAGGTCACGCGTTCCGCTCTGCAGAACGCCGCCTCCATCGCCGCGCTCTTCCTCACCACCGAGGCCGTCATCGCCGACAAGCCGGAGAAGGCCGCCGCGCCCGCCGGTGGCGGCATGCCGGGCGGTGACATGGACTTCTGA
- a CDS encoding NADH:flavin oxidoreductase, protein MTAPAATPAASRAAEILSRPAHINGLTVPNRIAMAPMTRAFSPGGVPGEDVASYYARRAAAGVGLIVTEGTYVGHESAGQSDRIPRFHGEEQLAGWAKVAEQVHAAGGTIVPQLWHIGMVREQGQPPYADAPAVGPSGLRIGADEPTGKAMTQRDLDDVIGAFAQAAAAAERIGFDGVELHGAHGYLLDQFLWAGTNRRGDSYGGDPVARTKFAAEIVAAVRETVSAEFPIIFRYSQWKQEAYQARLAETPEELEAILTPLAAAGVDAFHASTRRYWLPEFDGSDLNLAGWTKKLTGKTTITVGSVGLDGDFIRGFMGEGSPVKGIEDLLDALEREEYDMVAVGRALLQDPQWAAKVLAGRFDELQPYDAAALKSLS, encoded by the coding sequence GTGACCGCCCCCGCTGCCACCCCGGCCGCCTCCCGCGCCGCCGAGATCCTCTCCCGCCCGGCCCACATCAACGGCCTGACCGTCCCGAACCGCATCGCGATGGCGCCCATGACCCGTGCGTTCTCCCCGGGCGGCGTCCCGGGCGAGGACGTGGCGTCGTACTACGCGCGCCGCGCGGCCGCCGGAGTCGGCCTGATCGTCACCGAGGGCACCTACGTCGGCCACGAGTCGGCCGGGCAGAGCGACCGCATCCCGCGGTTCCACGGCGAGGAGCAGCTGGCCGGCTGGGCGAAGGTCGCCGAGCAGGTGCACGCGGCGGGCGGCACCATCGTCCCGCAGCTGTGGCACATCGGCATGGTGCGTGAGCAGGGCCAGCCGCCCTACGCCGACGCCCCCGCCGTCGGCCCCTCGGGCCTGCGGATCGGCGCCGACGAGCCCACCGGCAAGGCGATGACCCAGCGCGACCTCGACGACGTCATCGGCGCGTTCGCGCAGGCCGCGGCCGCCGCGGAGCGCATCGGCTTCGACGGTGTCGAGCTGCACGGCGCCCACGGCTACCTCCTCGACCAGTTCCTGTGGGCGGGCACCAACCGGCGGGGCGACTCCTACGGCGGTGACCCGGTCGCCCGTACGAAGTTCGCGGCGGAGATCGTGGCGGCCGTACGGGAGACGGTGTCGGCCGAGTTTCCGATCATCTTCCGGTACTCGCAGTGGAAGCAGGAGGCGTACCAGGCGCGGCTCGCCGAGACGCCGGAGGAGCTGGAGGCGATCCTCACGCCGCTGGCCGCCGCCGGTGTGGACGCCTTCCACGCCTCCACCCGCCGCTACTGGCTGCCGGAGTTCGACGGGTCCGACCTCAACCTGGCCGGCTGGACGAAGAAGCTGACCGGGAAGACGACGATCACGGTCGGCTCGGTCGGGCTCGACGGGGACTTCATCCGCGGGTTCATGGGCGAGGGGTCGCCGGTCAAGGGGATCGAGGACCTGCTCGACGCGCTGGAGCGCGAGGAGTACGACATGGTCGCCGTCGGGCGGGCGCTCCTTCAGGACCCGCAGTGGGCGGCGAAGGTGCTCGCGGGGCGCTTCGACGAGCTCCAGCCGTACGACGCGGCGGCGCTGAAGTCGCTGAGCTGA
- a CDS encoding metallophosphoesterase family protein, translating to MRIVQLSDTHVERTDVPNRNGVNATDSLRLMLAELRHLRDVDAIVVTGDIANAGDVEAYAAVRELVGEFARPLAAPVFYTTGNHDEREAFGKVLGSGHAEPEAVLETDAAERAAVSTVGGYRFVTLDSLVPGKVYGRIGAAQLDWLRQVLRTPAEYGTVLAFHHPPISLGLSVTQPVFGLLDAEELAAAIRGSDVRVVLTGHYHLQLFGMLGSVPVWVTPGVVNRIDLTTPYGTERAVRGASASLVELGGPASPMFHTFHARDPRAHETVYQLDEERTRAVVEEHGP from the coding sequence ATGCGGATCGTGCAGCTCTCGGACACCCATGTGGAGCGCACCGACGTTCCCAACAGGAACGGCGTCAACGCCACCGACTCACTGCGGCTGATGCTCGCCGAGCTGCGGCACCTGCGGGACGTCGACGCGATCGTCGTCACCGGGGACATCGCCAACGCGGGGGACGTCGAGGCGTACGCGGCGGTGCGGGAGCTCGTCGGGGAGTTCGCCAGGCCCCTGGCGGCCCCCGTCTTCTACACCACCGGCAACCACGACGAGCGCGAGGCCTTCGGCAAGGTGCTGGGCAGCGGGCATGCCGAGCCCGAGGCGGTGCTGGAGACCGACGCGGCGGAGCGGGCCGCGGTGAGCACGGTCGGCGGCTACCGGTTCGTCACCCTCGACTCGCTCGTGCCGGGCAAGGTGTACGGCCGGATCGGCGCGGCCCAACTGGACTGGTTGCGCCAGGTGTTGCGCACCCCGGCCGAGTACGGCACGGTCCTCGCCTTCCATCACCCGCCGATCAGCCTCGGCCTGTCCGTCACCCAGCCGGTCTTCGGACTGCTCGACGCCGAGGAGCTGGCGGCGGCGATCCGGGGGAGTGACGTACGGGTCGTCCTGACCGGGCACTACCACCTCCAGCTCTTCGGGATGCTGGGGTCGGTGCCGGTGTGGGTGACGCCGGGGGTGGTCAACCGGATCGACCTGACGACGCCCTACGGCACCGAGCGCGCGGTGCGGGGCGCCTCCGCCTCGCTGGTCGAGCTGGGCGGGCCGGCGAGCCCGATGTTCCACACCTTCCACGCGCGGGACCCGCGGGCGCACGAGACGGTGTACCAGCTGGACGAGGAGCGCACCCGGGCGGTCGTGGAGGAGCACGGACCCTGA
- a CDS encoding carboxylesterase/lipase family protein, whose product MTSAEDLEVRTAAGAVRGRAEDGLAVFRGIPFAEPPVGEARFQAPRPVRNWEGVREAYAFGPPPPQESGFQGRTAVLDAPTGDEWLTVNVWTPGTDPAARRPVMVWIYGGAYKLGHAGSPGYDAQHLARAGDVVVVTLNYRVGVEGFALLEGAPANRGLLDQVAALEWVRDNIAAFGGDPRQVTVFGESAGAGSVASLLAMPSARGLFGRAIAQSVPGTYFSAELARDIAAEIGKEAGTAPTAAALSEVGPLELPAAGERLSLRMREYDDRWGQVAPTVTPFSPVVDGEVLPCTPWEALAAGAGRDVELLVGHNRDEYRLFLAMAERLGKITEEQAAAALRMFAPGPDGERAYRAAFPDASPTELYERVQTDWLFNMPSQRLAEAQVAGGGRAHVYELTWPAPALGGALGACHGLDIPLLFGTYEADLGGLLFMGAGVPPEAKALTARFQSAWTAFARGGDPGWPAYEASSGRLTQVLDVEPEVRPYPEEVSRRLWEAYDFAALPLLK is encoded by the coding sequence ATGACGTCAGCCGAGGATCTCGAGGTACGTACGGCGGCCGGTGCCGTGCGCGGGCGGGCCGAGGACGGACTGGCAGTCTTCCGGGGCATCCCGTTCGCCGAACCGCCGGTCGGCGAGGCCCGGTTCCAGGCGCCGCGGCCGGTGCGGAACTGGGAGGGGGTCCGGGAGGCGTACGCGTTCGGGCCGCCGCCCCCGCAGGAGTCGGGCTTCCAGGGCCGTACGGCCGTACTGGACGCACCCACAGGGGACGAGTGGCTGACCGTCAACGTCTGGACGCCCGGCACGGACCCGGCGGCCCGCCGCCCGGTGATGGTGTGGATCTACGGCGGCGCCTACAAGCTGGGTCACGCGGGCAGCCCCGGTTACGACGCCCAGCACCTCGCCCGCGCCGGTGACGTGGTCGTCGTCACCCTCAACTACCGCGTGGGCGTGGAGGGGTTCGCCCTGCTGGAGGGGGCGCCCGCGAACCGGGGGCTGCTGGACCAGGTCGCCGCACTGGAGTGGGTGCGGGACAACATCGCGGCGTTCGGCGGGGATCCGCGCCAGGTCACGGTGTTCGGGGAGTCGGCGGGGGCGGGGTCGGTGGCGTCCCTGCTGGCGATGCCGAGCGCGCGGGGGCTGTTCGGGCGGGCGATCGCGCAGAGCGTGCCCGGCACGTACTTCTCCGCCGAGCTCGCCCGGGACATCGCGGCGGAGATCGGCAAGGAGGCCGGGACCGCGCCGACGGCCGCGGCGCTGTCGGAGGTGGGTCCGCTCGAACTCCCGGCGGCCGGTGAGCGGTTGAGCCTGCGGATGCGGGAGTACGACGACCGGTGGGGGCAGGTCGCCCCCACCGTCACCCCCTTCTCCCCGGTCGTCGACGGCGAGGTGCTGCCGTGCACGCCGTGGGAGGCGCTGGCGGCGGGCGCGGGGCGGGACGTGGAGCTGCTCGTCGGGCACAACCGGGACGAGTACCGGCTCTTCCTCGCCATGGCCGAGCGGCTCGGCAAGATCACCGAGGAGCAGGCGGCCGCGGCGCTGCGGATGTTCGCACCGGGCCCGGACGGGGAGCGCGCCTACCGGGCGGCCTTCCCGGACGCCTCGCCGACCGAGCTCTACGAACGCGTCCAGACGGACTGGCTGTTCAACATGCCGTCCCAGCGGCTGGCGGAGGCGCAGGTGGCGGGAGGCGGCCGGGCCCACGTCTACGAACTGACCTGGCCCGCACCGGCGTTGGGCGGCGCACTGGGCGCGTGCCACGGGCTGGACATCCCGCTGCTGTTCGGGACGTACGAGGCCGACCTCGGCGGCCTCCTCTTCATGGGGGCCGGGGTACCGCCCGAGGCGAAGGCACTGACCGCCCGCTTCCAGTCGGCGTGGACGGCGTTCGCGCGCGGCGGGGACCCGGGCTGGCCGGCGTACGAGGCGTCGAGCGGTCGGCTGACGCAGGTCCTGGACGTGGAGCCGGAGGTACGGCCCTACCCGGAGGAGGTCTCGCGGCGGCTGTGGGAGGCGTACGACTTCGCCGCGCTCCCGCTGCTCAAGTAG
- a CDS encoding class I SAM-dependent methyltransferase, with translation MPLLDALARLNDAYPWSHNAHYHPWIMRQLPPRFGRALDVGCGSGDLVRLLATRAHEVHGIDSDERIIGAARESTAAGLPVTYAVADGTSYDRGGPYDVITCVAVLHHLPLAETLAHFRRQLAPGGTLVVVGCAREDTRVQQLLGLVSVPLNPLFGWVRNRGRRAAAPPLAMTAVTRQPDIPYTELVREVRRVLPGARLRRGLFWRYTLVWNVAR, from the coding sequence ATGCCCCTCCTGGACGCCCTCGCCCGTCTGAACGACGCCTACCCCTGGTCGCACAACGCCCACTACCACCCGTGGATCATGCGGCAGCTGCCACCGCGCTTCGGCCGTGCCCTCGACGTCGGCTGCGGTTCCGGGGATCTCGTCCGGCTGCTGGCCACCCGCGCGCATGAGGTGCACGGCATCGACAGCGACGAGCGGATCATCGGCGCGGCAAGGGAGTCGACCGCGGCGGGCCTCCCCGTCACCTACGCCGTCGCGGACGGGACGTCGTACGACCGAGGCGGTCCCTACGACGTCATCACCTGCGTCGCCGTCCTCCACCACCTGCCCCTGGCCGAGACGCTCGCCCACTTCCGGCGGCAGCTCGCCCCCGGAGGGACCCTGGTGGTGGTCGGCTGTGCGCGGGAGGACACCCGGGTGCAGCAGCTGCTCGGACTGGTCTCGGTCCCGCTCAACCCGCTGTTCGGCTGGGTCAGGAACCGGGGCCGCAGGGCCGCGGCACCTCCTCTCGCGATGACCGCCGTGACCCGGCAACCGGACATCCCGTACACCGAGCTGGTCCGGGAGGTCCGCCGGGTGCTCCCGGGGGCCCGGCTCAGGCGCGGTCTCTTCTGGCGCTACACCCTTGTCTGGAATGTGGCTCGGTAG
- a CDS encoding type II toxin-antitoxin system VapB family antitoxin — MSRTVIDLDDDALEAAAKELGTSTKRDTINTALREIVARNRRLRALHELQDLADEGALDIEFLLDKHTYRGGSGR, encoded by the coding sequence ATGAGCAGAACCGTGATCGATCTCGACGACGACGCGTTGGAAGCCGCGGCGAAGGAGCTGGGCACTTCCACGAAGCGGGACACCATCAACACCGCCCTGCGTGAGATCGTTGCCCGCAACCGCCGCTTGCGTGCCCTGCACGAGCTGCAGGATCTCGCGGATGAGGGCGCCCTCGACATCGAGTTCCTCCTGGACAAGCACACCTACCGGGGTGGTTCCGGCCGGTGA
- a CDS encoding PIN domain nuclease, which translates to MSVADYLIDTSALARVLLRQATETWEQRMAAGLIALCDLTELEVLYSARSAKDREAVQARLDQFTWCPMPDGIYRRARVVQRELTTKGEQRSAGAVDLLVAAAAEEAGLVLLHHDPDFETIARTTGQPVRMIDLK; encoded by the coding sequence GTGAGCGTTGCCGACTACCTCATCGATACGTCGGCCCTGGCTCGCGTTCTGCTGCGGCAGGCAACCGAGACGTGGGAACAGAGGATGGCCGCCGGTCTGATCGCGCTGTGCGACCTCACCGAACTGGAAGTCCTCTACTCCGCACGTTCCGCGAAGGACCGCGAGGCCGTCCAGGCGCGACTGGACCAGTTCACCTGGTGCCCCATGCCCGACGGCATCTACCGGCGCGCCCGCGTCGTCCAGCGCGAGCTCACCACCAAGGGCGAGCAGCGCAGCGCCGGAGCCGTCGACCTCCTCGTGGCCGCGGCCGCGGAGGAAGCAGGACTCGTGCTGCTGCACCACGACCCTGACTTCGAGACCATCGCCCGCACCACCGGGCAGCCGGTCCGCATGATCGACCTCAAGTAG
- a CDS encoding dihydrofolate reductase family protein — protein MPKVRVHNVTVSLDGFMAGPNQRLDAPFGDGVGWGDELHSWFIGATEDLAAGKGGTDVDYFVRGDENIGATIMGRNMFGPQRGPWEDESWQGWWGDNPPYHHDVFVHTHHPRPALEMAGGTTFHFTDEPPETVLARAFEAADGKDVRIGGGAATIRQYLRAGLIDELHLVIAPMLVGRGERLLDNLGDGIDGYRVAELVGSSKVTHAVLVRR, from the coding sequence ATGCCCAAGGTTCGTGTGCACAACGTGACGGTCTCGCTGGACGGCTTCATGGCCGGGCCCAACCAGCGGCTGGACGCCCCCTTCGGGGACGGTGTCGGCTGGGGGGACGAGCTGCACAGCTGGTTCATCGGCGCTACGGAGGACCTCGCCGCCGGGAAGGGCGGCACCGATGTCGACTACTTCGTCCGCGGTGACGAGAACATCGGCGCCACGATCATGGGGCGGAACATGTTCGGGCCCCAGCGCGGGCCCTGGGAGGACGAGTCCTGGCAGGGCTGGTGGGGCGACAACCCGCCGTACCACCACGACGTCTTCGTCCACACCCACCACCCGCGCCCGGCCCTGGAGATGGCCGGCGGGACCACCTTCCACTTCACCGACGAACCGCCGGAGACGGTCCTCGCCCGCGCCTTCGAGGCCGCGGACGGCAAGGACGTCCGGATCGGCGGGGGCGCGGCGACCATCCGGCAGTACCTGCGCGCCGGGCTCATCGACGAGCTCCACCTGGTGATCGCGCCGATGCTCGTCGGGCGCGGGGAGCGGCTGCTCGACAACCTGGGCGACGGGATCGACGGCTACCGGGTCGCCGAGCTGGTCGGCTCGTCGAAGGTCACCCACGCCGTGCTGGTCCGCCGGTGA
- the murQ gene encoding N-acetylmuramic acid 6-phosphate etherase — protein MTSTSNPRDLQAQLESLTTEAFRPELADIDRLPTLDLARLMNGEDASVPTAVSAQLPRIAAAIDAIAERMARGGRLVYAGAGTAGRLGVLDASECPPTFNTDPARVVGLIAGGPEALVTSIEGAEDSAELARADLDGLAVTPLDTVVGVSASGRTPYAVGAVEHARAHGALTVGLSCNADSALAAAADHGIEVVVGPELLTGSTRLKAGTAQKLVLNMLSTITMIRLGKTYGNLMVDVRASNDKLRARSRRIVALATGAGNEEVERALAATDGEVKHAILTILAGVDGPTAARLLQESGGHLRAALAAAL, from the coding sequence ATGACCTCCACCTCCAACCCCCGTGATCTGCAAGCCCAGTTGGAGTCGCTGACCACCGAGGCCTTCCGGCCCGAGCTCGCCGACATCGATCGGCTGCCGACCCTCGACCTCGCCCGGCTGATGAACGGCGAGGACGCCTCCGTGCCGACGGCGGTGTCCGCGCAGCTGCCGCGGATCGCCGCCGCCATCGACGCGATCGCCGAGCGCATGGCCCGGGGCGGCCGGCTGGTCTACGCCGGTGCCGGGACCGCCGGTCGCCTGGGCGTGCTGGACGCCTCCGAGTGCCCCCCGACCTTCAACACGGACCCGGCGCGGGTCGTGGGCCTGATCGCCGGCGGCCCGGAAGCGCTGGTCACGTCCATCGAGGGGGCCGAGGACTCGGCGGAGCTGGCGCGGGCCGACCTGGACGGGCTCGCGGTGACGCCCCTGGACACGGTGGTCGGGGTGTCGGCGTCCGGTCGTACCCCTTATGCCGTGGGCGCGGTGGAACACGCCCGCGCACACGGGGCGTTGACGGTCGGCCTGTCCTGCAACGCGGACAGCGCGCTCGCGGCGGCCGCCGACCACGGCATCGAGGTGGTCGTGGGCCCCGAACTGCTCACCGGCTCGACCCGCCTCAAGGCGGGCACCGCGCAGAAGCTGGTCCTCAACATGCTGTCGACGATCACGATGATCCGCCTCGGCAAGACCTACGGGAACCTGATGGTCGACGTGCGCGCCTCCAACGACAAGCTGCGCGCCCGCTCCCGCCGTATCGTCGCCCTGGCCACCGGCGCCGGCAACGAGGAGGTCGAGCGCGCGCTGGCCGCCACGGACGGCGAGGTGAAGCACGCGATCCTGACGATCCTGGCCGGGGTCGACGGCCCCACGGCGGCCCGGCTGCTCCAGGAGTCGGGCGGTCATCTGCGGGCGGCGCTGGCGGCGGCCCTCTGA
- a CDS encoding MurR/RpiR family transcriptional regulator, translated as MPQEVKEIFGSALAAKVRTLGPSMTRSMQRVAEAVANDPAGCAALTVTGLAERTGTSEATVVRTARLLGYPGYRDLRLALAGLAAQQQSGRAPAITTDIAVDDPIADVVAKLAYDEQQTLADTAAGLDTVQLGAAVAATASARRIDVYGVGASGLVAQDLAQKLLRIGLIAQAHSDPHLAVTNAVQLRAGDVAIAITHSGGTGDVIEPLRVAFEHGATTIAITGRPGGTVAQYADHVLTTSTARESELRPAAMSSRTSQLLVVDCLFVGVAQRTYETAAPALAASYEALAHRHRR; from the coding sequence GTGCCCCAGGAAGTGAAGGAAATTTTCGGCAGCGCGCTCGCCGCGAAGGTGCGCACGCTGGGTCCGTCCATGACCCGTTCCATGCAGCGGGTCGCCGAGGCGGTGGCGAACGACCCCGCGGGCTGCGCCGCGCTCACCGTCACCGGCCTCGCGGAACGGACCGGGACGAGCGAGGCGACCGTCGTACGCACGGCCCGGCTCCTCGGCTACCCCGGCTACCGCGACCTGCGGCTCGCCCTCGCCGGCCTCGCCGCCCAGCAGCAGTCCGGGCGGGCACCCGCGATCACCACGGACATCGCGGTGGACGACCCGATCGCGGACGTCGTCGCCAAGCTCGCCTACGACGAGCAGCAGACCCTCGCGGACACCGCGGCCGGACTGGACACGGTGCAGCTGGGGGCGGCGGTCGCCGCGACGGCCTCGGCCCGGCGGATCGACGTGTACGGGGTGGGGGCCTCGGGTCTCGTCGCGCAGGACCTCGCGCAGAAGCTGCTGCGGATAGGGCTGATAGCGCAGGCGCACAGTGATCCGCATCTCGCCGTGACGAACGCGGTGCAGCTGCGCGCGGGGGACGTCGCGATCGCCATCACGCACTCCGGGGGGACCGGCGACGTCATCGAGCCGTTGCGGGTCGCCTTCGAGCACGGCGCCACGACCATCGCCATCACCGGGCGGCCGGGCGGGACGGTGGCGCAGTACGCCGACCATGTGCTGACCACGTCCACGGCCCGGGAGAGCGAGCTGCGGCCGGCCGCGATGTCGTCCCGGACGAGTCAGCTGCTGGTGGTGGACTGTCTGTTCGTGGGGGTGGCGCAGCGGACCTATGAGACGGCGGCGCCCGCGCTGGCCGCGTCCTACGAGGCGCTGGCGCATCGGCACCGGCGGTAG
- a CDS encoding DUF4031 domain-containing protein, producing MTVYIDPPTWPGHGRLWSHLVSDTSFEELHAFAEQLGVPRRAFERDHYDIPSHRYADVVAAGAVEVSSRDVVRLLNGAGLRRPKGR from the coding sequence GTGACCGTCTACATCGACCCACCGACCTGGCCGGGGCACGGCCGCCTGTGGTCCCACCTGGTCAGCGACACCTCCTTCGAGGAACTCCATGCGTTCGCCGAGCAGTTGGGCGTCCCGAGGCGCGCCTTCGAACGCGACCACTACGACATCCCGTCGCACCGGTACGCCGACGTGGTGGCGGCCGGTGCGGTCGAGGTCAGCAGCAGGGACGTGGTGCGGCTGCTCAACGGGGCGGGGTTGCGGCGGCCGAAGGGGCGTTAG
- a CDS encoding GNAT family N-acetyltransferase: MADTGVVGGERVAEAVAGAVAALRTATDRDWAQVRAGRMEWSCLKTAEHIASDLIAYAGQLAGRAQETYVPFEIFLEEGTDAAGALQVIETGGTLFAATLRSTPRETRAFHPYPFRSANREGFAAMGVAEVLLHTYDIAQGLDLEYEPSAHLPEYVLTRIFPEVQPGPDAWRTLLWATGRGDLPGRAPRTRWRWSNNLVLPAERLTLQGVTPAAAAELAAGGDGGFAWVEDGPFEGTREAAGMTLKAYEAGVHRPEFGLFVLVRREDGRAIGGMGFHGAPDEDGRAEVGYDLAPSARGQGYATEALRVLSDWALARDDVHSLCATIEPDNAASQRVIARAGFVRASVAEEQAYGETETGLRLYVLTGRTA; the protein is encoded by the coding sequence ATGGCAGACACAGGGGTCGTGGGTGGGGAACGGGTGGCGGAGGCCGTCGCGGGCGCGGTGGCGGCGCTGCGGACGGCGACGGACCGGGACTGGGCCCAGGTCCGGGCCGGCCGGATGGAGTGGAGCTGCCTGAAGACGGCCGAGCACATCGCGAGCGATCTCATCGCGTACGCCGGGCAGTTGGCGGGCCGGGCGCAGGAGACGTACGTCCCCTTCGAGATCTTCCTGGAGGAGGGCACCGACGCGGCGGGCGCCCTCCAGGTGATCGAGACGGGCGGCACGCTGTTCGCGGCGACGCTCCGCAGCACCCCCCGCGAGACCCGCGCCTTCCACCCCTACCCCTTCCGCAGCGCGAACCGCGAGGGCTTCGCCGCGATGGGCGTCGCCGAGGTCCTGCTGCACACGTACGACATCGCGCAGGGCCTGGACCTCGAGTACGAGCCCTCCGCACACCTCCCCGAGTACGTCCTCACCCGGATCTTCCCCGAGGTGCAGCCGGGCCCCGACGCCTGGCGCACCCTGCTGTGGGCCACCGGCCGCGGCGACCTGCCGGGCCGCGCGCCGCGCACCAGGTGGCGCTGGAGCAACAACCTCGTCCTGCCCGCCGAACGCCTCACCCTCCAGGGCGTCACCCCGGCCGCCGCCGCCGAGCTGGCCGCCGGGGGCGACGGCGGCTTCGCGTGGGTCGAGGACGGCCCCTTCGAGGGCACCCGCGAGGCCGCCGGCATGACCCTCAAGGCCTACGAAGCGGGCGTCCACCGCCCGGAGTTCGGCCTCTTCGTCCTGGTACGGCGCGAGGACGGCCGGGCGATCGGCGGCATGGGCTTCCACGGCGCCCCCGACGAGGACGGCCGCGCCGAGGTCGGCTACGACCTGGCCCCCTCCGCGCGCGGCCAGGGTTACGCCACGGAGGCCCTGCGCGTCCTGAGCGACTGGGCGCTGGCCCGCGACGACGTCCACAGCCTGTGCGCCACCATCGAGCCCGACAACGCGGCCTCGCAGCGGGTGATCGCCCGGGCGGGCTTCGTCCGGGCGAGCGTGGCGGAGGAGCAGGCGTACGGCGAGACGGAGACGGGCCTTCGCCTGTACGTCCTGACCGGGCGAACCGCCTGA